AGGTTACAGCACGACGTGAAGCCACATGGAAACGCTTGGAAGAAGTTGCTGCAAAGAAATCTGCGAGCAACGAAGCTGTGCTTGTTTTTGGCAAAGCACCTCCGCGCACTACTTCACTTTAGCCGAAGCAAGACACTTGCTGACAATACAATGAACACTTGCTGACAATACAATGACATCAAATTTCTATCCATTTAAAACGGGATTCGTAGTATTGTGACGTGGTTCGGGTGGTGAAATGCTCATATTTGCTAACTGCTCACTGGTACTGAATATTGCAGGATCATTGTGTATGTTGTAGTTGTAGCTAGGAAATGGTTCTGGCAGATAACCAGAGTCCAAGAAAACATTCTGCCTCATTGATTGttttgttaagttaattttctaGCTCTTCTTTTGCTTATAATATATACAGACAATATAATTCTTCTACCACCCCTTAGGTATTTGCATGATACAAATTACGAGTGTTCAATCGGCAAATCAAAGGCTTGAAAAGAAGAACATAACAACTTGAGTTCCATCTCTTTTCACCACAGCTGCCTCCACCCGTTTGGTATTCATTATATTGCCAACGAGGGTTGGCACAGTCGGTAAGATCACTGCCTTGTGTGTTGCTCACTAAGGTTCGAGTCTCATTGTAAGCAGCTCTTATTGATGCGCGATCTGTAAATTTTTACGTAAATCTATACCGGTGGTATCTGATGGTTAGGTATCATACGTAAGTCCTTCCGGCTTGAGGTTGTGGATATGCCTAAAATTGGTGGTGAGAGTAAAAAGAGTATTCATTATACTGAAGAAAATTGACAATCTCGTAACTTGTTGGCTTTGTATGCAATTAAAGATCACAATGTCTTGAGCTTGATTGGTACTAGGAAAATTTTACTGTGCAACAATGTACGATATATGATTAACTTTTTTACTATTTGGCTCAACCTTGGTGGACGATACATTCTTCACGAAACATTACTTCACTTCAAAGTtaagttataaaaaaatatttgataaaaataaaatatactgtttatttttaaaaacaatGACTCTTGGACAACAACTTTTAAAAGCAGCATATAAGTTGGTTTTAAAAGCTGCTTTAATAAAAAGCAGAGTTGAGCCTTTAGAATATTTTTTACTCCTGAAATAAGCTCATTAATTTTAAACTATGATGTTACTTATCATTATAGACCTTGTTTTAACACTGCTTTTCATattctcaaaatttttaaagttacaatttatcaaacgctcaattgctttattttgtagcTAATTATTCTTAAAACACATCAcaaacaatttattaaaaaacacAGCAATTCCAAATTGGTCCTGAGCCAAACCTCGTTGGCCTAAACGAGTGGGGGGCAGCTGCGGTGAAAAGATGAAACTAAATTTGTTCTTCTCTTCAAACCTTTGATTTGCCGATTGAATACTCataatttttcaaccaaaaaagaCGTAATAGGCTCACTTATTCTCCGGGGAGGAGTTCTTCAATTCAAACAACCTCATCACAAACAACCTCATCACagagaaaattttcaatgtaATTGGTACACAGAATGGTACATCGCTCTTCTGTTTGGTCAAAAGACTCATCATGGAActagagggagagggagagggtagTGACAATATCATAGACTCCACTGAAGATATTGTTCTTTTTTTGGAGCTGTTAAAATAAAACCAGGAAACATcccaacaaaggaaaaaaaaaaacaccgaGACTCAGATTCTGGTTCGATGAGTTGGCGGCGAGTTGGCTGACTTTTCTTTCATGTTGCTCTCTCACTTGTGTCAAAATCCCAagaactctctctccctccctccaagtccaagttagagagagaaagcttttgttagagagagagggcgttggttcctttaccttttctcttttcccaacttttccttttactttctttCAAAACTCTCTCACAGGTTGAATTTAGTAAGGACTCTGAAATTGTTGAATGTTCTATTCTTCTGATCACCTTgtcttctccctctctctctctctctctctctctctctctctctctctctctctccgtctgACCCAGAATTTAGTAAAAGAAAAGCTCTTTGCTTTCTTGCTCTTACTCAAGACTCCTGCTGATTCTGTAAGTAGAAAAATTTCATCTTTTCACAATTTAGTTTCTTACCCTTTTGCTTTTTTGCTCGCACCTTATAGATATTTCTTTTATGCATCACTTTCCCTTTGATCATTTTGTTGTTAATGATATCTGTGGAATGCTATCTTTGTTTTTCAGATCGCACCCAGATCGTGTCAGTCGCAGAGCTATCTGGGTTTGGCTGCTGATTTGgtaaaatacacacacacacacacacacatatatatatgttcttcAAGCTGTCCTTACCTGGAAGTAGATTAAAGACAAGAGCTTTGCTTATTGGACTTTGACTTAAATCAGTTTCTGCTTCTGGGTTACTGAATTTGACCTCAGAAGGTGTCAAATTCTTCTACTTTGTTgttacatatatatagaaattGGAGAATTACTAGAAGAGAATGATACATGAAAACAAGGGAACTTTTGGGGGTAATTTAATCTTCATAAATGGGTGTCTCTATCTGGGTTTTCGATTTCTTATACTGCTGATTTTGTACCTCATTGGTGAAATGGGTTGTGTCTATCTGGTTTGATTCTTTCATTTGAGGTATCGAATTTTCAGTTCAGTTCTGCTTTGAGGGTTTGGCAGGATTTGTGGTTGAGATCATTTGTTTCTGAAGTCATGATCAAGAATTTATTTGGTAAGCTTCCTAGGAAGCCGTCTAAGTCAGCCGAGAATCGTGAGTTTGGGGGTTCATCTGCCCCTACATTGAATGCTTCCTCCATAGGTTCAAGAAGTGGTGATGTAGGGAATAGGCCACTTAATTCGAATAGAGTACCTCTTTCGGGCCTTGATTCTGCTTCAAATTTAGGATATGGCCATGGAAGCAAGCCCCCCCAACTTGTCAACTCAAGTCTGAATTCTGTTACAACTTCTTATGAAGCATTTCCAGCGTTTAGAGATGTACCCAACTCCGAGAAGCATAACTTGTTTGTGAAAAAGCTGAACTTATGTTGTGTAGTGTTTGACTTCACTGACCCGACGAAAAATCTGAGAGAAAAAGACATCAAGCGGCAGACGTTGCTAGAGCTTGTAGATTATGTTACCTCTGCAAATGGTAAGTTCACTGAAATTATAGTTCAAGAAGTTGTAAAGGTGGTGAGTGTAAATTTGTTCAGGTCGTTCTCTCCACAGCCCCGAGAGAACAAGGTTTTAGAAGGATTTgatttggaggaggaggagcctTTGATGGACCCTGCATGGTCACACTTACAGATTGTATATGAACTTTTTCTGAGGTTTGTTGCATCACCTGAGACAGATGCAAAGGTTTCTAAGAAGTACATTGATCAGTCTTTTGTTCTCAAATTATTGGATCTCTTTGATTCTGAGGATCCCAGGGAAAGGGAGTACTTAAAAACAATTCTGCATCGTGTCTATGGAAAATTTATGGCGCATCGCCCATTCATTAGGAAGGCGATCAACAATATatttttccgatttatttttgaaacagaAAAGCACAATGGGATTGCTGAGCTTTTAGAGGTTTTGGGCAGTATAATCAATGGATTTGCTCTTCCGCTTAAAGAAGAACACAAACTTTTCCTAGTTCAGGCTCTGATCCCCCTTCACAAGCCAAGATGCTTACAAATGTACCATCAGCAGTTGTCCTACTGCATTTCACAGTTTGTCGAGAAAGATTGCAGGCTTGCAGATACTGTTATAAGAGGGTTGTTAAAGTACTGGCCAATCACAAATAGTTCAAAGGAAGTCATGTTCCTAAGTGAGCTCGAGGAAACTTTAGAAGCAACTCAGCCAGCAGAATTTCAGAAATGTATGGTACCACTATTCCGCCAAATATCTCGTTGCTTGAGCAGTTCACACTTTCAGGTATTGACTATTAAGCTGTGTCttcatttaatttattatttctttgtgCTTACAAATATTTGACGCCTGTTTGGAGAAACCCATCTCTTCCACTTGctctcccaaaagttttgcaTGTCACCTTTTATTGATTCTGATAAGTATTGTccatttttggtttggttttactcTTGTTTATACCTTTGATCGTTATTATTGTATTTCCTTCCGTATTGAACTTTCAGGCAAGTTCTTCTGAATTGTTTGCTCACATTCCATGTATATGCTGACCAAGAACCTTGATTGAGCTGACTGATGTGTGCTTTTACAGGTGGCAGAGAGGGCTTTGTACTTGTGGAACAATGATCACATCGAGAACTTAATCAGAGAAAACTGTAAAGTCATATTGCCCATTATCTTTCCTGCCCTGGAGAAGAATGGCCGCAACCACTGGAACCAAGTGGCCCGGAGCTTGACATTAAATATCCGTAAAATCTACTCCGACGTTGATCCTGAGCTATTTGAGGAGTGTTTGCTCAAATTTCAAGAAGAGGAAGCAAAAGAGGAGGAGATTAAAGCAAAACATGAAGCCACCTGGAAGCGCTTAGAAGAGGTTGCTGCTTCAAATGCTGTTAGCAGTGAAGCAGTTGGTCACCGTTTGGGTCCAATCCAAACATCTTCAAGCTAATGGTAGAGGGATATATTCATGCTGTTAGAAGGTCTCATGTTTCTGTTTTGCTGCATTTGGatcgttttgtttttttttggggggggggtgggggggggggtggggggggggggtgtgggAGCATTGCGTGGCTGTGTGCTGTGAAAGGTTGAACACTAATTGATAGTTGTCCATACTCTTTTCTGTTTGCCCCTCTATTTTTGGCTTCTTCACCCAACGTTCAACAGAAACATTGCACAGCAATGGAATTCAGGGATTTTCACAGATACCATTTGcacaaaacaacaaaacagGAGTTCGAAGCTGCATTACATATTCAGCACGGTGAACATAGTGGTATAGACGATAAGGGTTAACATGAAAGAAGCTGCAAAGTACAGGTAATTTTATTCACTTGGAGTTGATTTAATTGGTTTGAAGTACTTACTGAACTACTTAGTCTCGTTTCTGTACGTGTATAATATCTTTCCGTGGATCTCAGAAAGATCTATTTGCGTgtgaattttttaatatattaatatatcTGATTGGCTTTATTTGCGATGAATGTTCTTAGGCCCTACATCATCATTAATATGCATTTACTGGACTTGTGCTTTCGGTTACATGTTCCTAACCAAATGATGGTAATTTACAAATGTGTAAACTACGAACATCAACCACTTGAAGCATAGGACTGGCTGGAAGACATGAACCTAGCTACATAGGTTTATGAGCTTGGTGCCACAGAAACAAATTCTAGAAGCTCGTGATCACGTTCAAATTTAGCCATGTCTTCCTCGTCCAAGGTCACCCATGCCTCTATTCCGTCACCCGAGCTACTGCTCAACAGTATGACAACATTCTTGATGGGCACATTAGGAATGCATGCCCAGGTGGGTTTTCCCCATCCAAAATCAGTGTTGTATAGGGAAAACCTAATCCAACTGCTGAACCTGAAAAACTCAACCTCTCCTTCGGAGACCAATTCACTGGTTTCTTTTAGAGGCTCACAAGCATGTGTAAACCCATCTTCACCTTGCAGTTTCCTCACATAATCATCATCGATCTTCCTTATTACTTTTCTTAATCGAACCACGAAGTCATGCAACTCTGGGTTGCTTTCGTCGTTCATTATGGATGCAACAGCAAACCGCCAGATATTACCAAAAGAATGCTCTGGCAAAGGTGGAGCCATTCGTTCCCTTAAATTCACCACATGGGATATCGCCATTGATGGCCTGCCCTTACCCAATGTACCATTCTTCGTATTCATGCTAGACTTGCATATAAGGGCTGTCAGAGCTTCCACACGAGTAGGAGCACGGTCGTCCGTGCACAAACCCTTGGATGCTTTGACTTTCAGCTTGGCTAAGCTGGATGCATCAAACACAAACCTCTTTGTCACGATATTTTCTCTCTTGATCAAATTGGTTGGCATGAAGATTTCTTTGTCCCTAGGTGGAAACATGGTGGCTGAATTTAGGGAGGGAGTGATGTTTTCTGAAATACCACGTGACCTTGTTGCCCAAGCATCAAGGAACGAAGACAATGTTGCACCATCTGCGATCTTGTGCGAAAGGCAGATCCCAATGCCCATGCCACCGCAGTCAAAACGGTTCAATTGGACGGCCATGGCTGCAACCGCCTTGTCTGTTCTAATATTGTAGGGATCAAGTGGAAGAAGTTGTTGCACTAAATCCATTTCTGGAGTTTTTAGTATCTCAGAGAGCTGAATGTGAGCTCTAGCTTTTGTGAAGACAACAACTCCATCTTCACAATCCACGGATGCGTTACCCTCAATCCTTCCGGCCAAAGGGTAAAAACAGGTCAAGGTTTCGGATAAAGATTTCTTCAGCCTATCGACAATGGTGGTATCGTCAATGTTTTCAGAAGCTGAGTAGAAGAGAACGACGGGCACGTAAAAGATAGGAGCTATCTGATCTAGCAGAGAGAGTTTGTAGCTCTTAAGGTGGTCTGGAGTCGGAGATGATGGTTTACATTGATCTTCAGAGACTATCTCAATCTTCATCTGCATTTTGACCTTTTAACGTAGGAATTGCAGCTCCGGAGAAAGAATAATCACAGCGGATTTCTCATAGAATTTACATTGTTCAGCTTTGAGACGAAGATCGCTAATTATAGCGAAATTAACTGATTACAGTTAATCTGTTATCGAAACTCTCTATTTATAAGCAGCTATTCTATTGTTAGAGAAACTAATTGTTGATTTTAATCCCCTTGGTTGATAAAGTTTCAACCAACTAACTGCTTGTTGAGCTTGGAGATGATTTGGAAACCTGTTTAAGCTTACTAGAAGGCTGGAAGATTTGGCCGTAGATTACACGTTAATCGTGTTGGACAAACAAGCCATTGATAGGAGATATCCATTCGGATTGCTTCTACAAGAAGCACTTTTCGTAGAAGAACTTTtgctttttaagtgttttaattaaaaaccactctatgtaatttttattagaAATGAGATTGCTTCTTGGAGAGTTCTGATAAGTTTTGGTCGATCATAATTGCTTTCGGTTTTCTTAAATTGCTTTTACATCCGAGGTCTTAAGTTCGTTCTTCATCCTCCAATAACGGTTGTATTGAAAAAATTCCTTATATCGCCTGATAACTTTTTACAAAAGCGGTTTTCTACAAGCTATTTGGAAAACTGAAACGACCAATATATATTTGCACTTTGGAAAAAATAGGGATAGTTATGGGACCCACTTCGCATCGAACTTCAATTAGCTTAATCATCTATGTTGCAAGTCTTGATCCACatatcatccttacaaaaattcaatttaatctgAAATAATTTGCCCATTCGAGtgtcacgatgaaatttcaacgtTTCTTAGGCCACAATGTTCGTCagtttctttgaactcaattagatgtctcaaATTTTTCTGTTTTGCCTGATATTTTACAAGAACGATTTATGAGGTGCAACTCGAAATACAGACAAGCCACATCGTTGAAGTTCAATGTCCTTTGGGCCTCACAACAAATTCCCGTTTCTGTTATCAGAATGAACAATTGTGAGAAATGTGTCCTGTACATCctgaaaaatatacaaaaacagTTAGTATGCATTTGGTGGGTAGTTATGGTCTTTTTATTTCTGTAATTTTGTTTCGACCTCTCGTGTGGCATATGCGTATGGTCAAAGTGCATCTTGACAATTTCTTATAGTGTCTTTATCACAAATGCTCTTTGAAATTAACTCCATCAATCATgatggtcattgaaattgaaaatcgatcaatgtaatCCCTGAATATTAACCCCGTGAATCAATATCGTTCTTCCGTTAGTGTTCCGTTCAAATCAACGTTAAAAAAGAACACGTAACAATTTTTTTCATGGTAAATGACAATAATACCCTACTAATCCTATTCCTCCCTTCCCACTTTTTCACTTGTCCGACCAAATCCCTTACTTTTCCTCACTCTTCCTCATTCCTCCTCCTTCTGCGAATTCTTTTCTACATGAGATTCAATGAAACCTATTAGATTCGActaagggggtgtattcaattgggattttaagggattttaattcttttaatgaatctaggggtattcaatcaggattttaagtgattctcttaaattctaggtgtattcaattagaattttaaaatagtttattaaaatccttagaaatctaggtgtattcaattaagattttaaagaagtttataacattccaggtgtattcaattagaaattgattttaaagaatttgagaaagttgaagaattagagggaattggagagatttcgtagtgtattttaagtatccacaaatctcacatcttcccatgagattttgagggaattgaatcaaaattttatatggaatctctacaaatcaattaaactccataaaaatccatggatttataaatccattaaaatctctcacattctcaattgaatacaaccCCCcgttgtattcaattgagaatgtgagagattttaatggatttataaatccatggatttttatggagtttaattgatttgtagagattccatataaaattttgattcaattccctcaaaatctcatgggaagatgtgagatttgtggatacttaaaatacactacgaaatctctcaaattccctctaattcttcaactttctcaaattctttaaaatcaatttctaattgaatacacctggaatgttataaacttctttaaaatcttaattgaatacacctggatttctaaggattttaataaactattttgaaattctaattgaatacacctagaatttcagagaatcacttaaaatcctaattgaatacccctggaattattaattcccTGAAACTCTCTcagaatcctaattgaatacacccctctAAAGGATTGTCAGGAATAATTCGAGTTTGGTTGTTTGTGAGGATGATTTAGGTT
The nucleotide sequence above comes from Malus sylvestris chromosome 16, drMalSylv7.2, whole genome shotgun sequence. Encoded proteins:
- the LOC126608441 gene encoding serine/threonine protein phosphatase 2A 57 kDa regulatory subunit B' theta isoform-like, with the protein product MIKNLFGKLPRKPSKSAENREFGGSSAPTLNASSIGSRSGDVGNRPLNSNRVPLSGLDSASNLGYGHGSKPPQLVNSSLNSVTTSYEAFPAFRDVPNSEKHNLFVKKLNLCCVVFDFTDPTKNLREKDIKRQTLLELVDYVTSANGKFTEIIVQEVVKVVSVNLFRSFSPQPRENKVLEGFDLEEEEPLMDPAWSHLQIVYELFLRFVASPETDAKVSKKYIDQSFVLKLLDLFDSEDPREREYLKTILHRVYGKFMAHRPFIRKAINNIFFRFIFETEKHNGIAELLEVLGSIINGFALPLKEEHKLFLVQALIPLHKPRCLQMYHQQLSYCISQFVEKDCRLADTVIRGLLKYWPITNSSKEVMFLSELEETLEATQPAEFQKCMVPLFRQISRCLSSSHFQVAERALYLWNNDHIENLIRENCKVILPIIFPALEKNGRNHWNQVARSLTLNIRKIYSDVDPELFEECLLKFQEEEAKEEEIKAKHEATWKRLEEVAASNAVSSEAVGHRLGPIQTSSS
- the LOC126607873 gene encoding stemmadenine O-acetyltransferase-like, which gives rise to MQMKIEIVSEDQCKPSSPTPDHLKSYKLSLLDQIAPIFYVPVVLFYSASENIDDTTIVDRLKKSLSETLTCFYPLAGRIEGNASVDCEDGVVVFTKARAHIQLSEILKTPEMDLVQQLLPLDPYNIRTDKAVAAMAVQLNRFDCGGMGIGICLSHKIADGATLSSFLDAWATRSRGISENITPSLNSATMFPPRDKEIFMPTNLIKRENIVTKRFVFDASSLAKLKVKASKGLCTDDRAPTRVEALTALICKSSMNTKNGTLGKGRPSMAISHVVNLRERMAPPLPEHSFGNIWRFAVASIMNDESNPELHDFVVRLRKVIRKIDDDYVRKLQGEDGFTHACEPLKETSELVSEGEVEFFRFSSWIRFSLYNTDFGWGKPTWACIPNVPIKNVVILLSSSSGDGIEAWVTLDEEDMAKFERDHELLEFVSVAPSS